Proteins from a single region of Anser cygnoides isolate HZ-2024a breed goose chromosome 18, Taihu_goose_T2T_genome, whole genome shotgun sequence:
- the LOC106041490 gene encoding PHD finger protein 7-like yields the protein MELRPRRRRVPQPPPAGPFSPTAPLRVLAGLPQVPSPPKRKRHVPEEEVCRLCRRADGDPEVFGQTCQQDGLRIHENCLYHASGLSQQGADGEGFYGFLLPDIHQELQRVAQKTCCICRRRGASVTCKARRCPRIFHFPCGIERGCVSQFFGEFKSFCWQHRPAQRLRALQQGPSLCVICLEAVARRPCYDTLVCPACTSAWFHRRCIQGQALSAALHHFRCPLCQDMQTFQEEMFRLGIKIPDRDAAWEEDRAFEDHHQRHSSCDASQCLCPVGREQSEDTGPWRLLLCSSCGSCGTHQSCSDIREDTSSWECSDCANTCTTPSVSSGAANPDPTAPAQGPSCSTPAPGSSGLEHEAGMLQGYPGTQLLSQPTESPSATSQPLPNNPGGCP from the exons ATGGAGCTGAGGCCCCGGCGCCGCAGGGTGccacaaccccccccagccGGCCCCTTCAGTCCCACAGCCCCGctcagggtgctggcagggctccCCCAGGTGCCGTCCCCCCCGAAAAGGAAGCGGCATGTTCCCGAGGAGGAAG TGTGCAGGCTGTGCCGGCGGGCAGATGGCGACCCCGAGGTCTTTGGGCAGACGTGCCAGCAGGACGGGCTCCGCATCCACGAGAACTGCCTG TACCACGCCAGCGGGCTGAGCCAGCAAGGGGCTGATGGAGAGGGTTTCTATGGCTTCCTCCTCCCCGACATccaccaggagctgcagcgGGTGGCACAGAAG acGTGCTGCATCTGCCGGCGGCGGGGTGCCTCGGTCACCTGCAAGGCCCGGAGGTGTCCCCGAATCTTCCACTTCCCCTGCGGCATCGAGCGGGGCTGCGTCTCCCAGTTTTTCGGGGAGTTCAA GTCCTTTTGCTGGCAGCACCGGCCAGCACAGCGGCTGCGAGCGCTGCAGCAGGGCCCCAGCCTGTGTGTCATCTGCCTGGAGGCGGTGGCGAGGCGGCCCTGCTACGACACCCTGGTCTGTCCTGCCTGCACCAGTGCCTGGTTCCACCGCCGCTGCATCCAG ggccaggcGCTGAGCGCGGCCCTGCACCATTTCCGCTGCCCGCTCTGCCAGGACATGCAGACCTTCCAGGAGGAGATGTTTCGCCTGGGCATCAAAATCCCCGACAG GGACGCTGCCTGGGAGGAGGACAGGGCTTTCGAGGATCATCACCAGCGGCACAGCTCCTGCGACGCCAGCCAGTGCCTGTGCCCAGTGGGACGGGAGCAGTCAGAGGACACGGG GCCCTGGAGGTTGCTGCTCTGTAGCTCCTGTGGCTCCTGCGGGACCCATCAGAGCTGCTCCGACATCAGGGAGGACACCAGCTCCTGGGAGTGCAGCGACTGCGCCAACACGTGCACCA CCCCCTCGGTATCATCTGGAGCAGCCAACCCAGACCCCACAGCCCCGGCGCAGGGACCCTCGTGCAGCACCCCGGCTCCTGGGAGTTCAGGTCTGGAACACGAGGCTGGGATGCTGCAAGGATACCCCggcacccagctgctctcccagcccaCAGAAAGCCCCTCGGCCACCTCCCAGCCACTGCCCAACAACCCTGGAGGATGTCCCTAA
- the LOC106041492 gene encoding C-C motif chemokine 4-like, with the protein MKVSAAVLAALLLLALCSPAVAHLDGVPTTCCFTYQHRPVPRGLIASAYITSSSCSQPGVILVTKKGREICVDPQAPWVKAHLEHFQKKKN; encoded by the exons ATGAAGGTCTCCGCAGCTGTCCTGgccgctctcctcctcctggccctctgctccccagctgtGGCCCATCTTG ATGGCGTCCCCACCACCTGCTGCTTCACCTACCAGCACCGCCCTGTCCCGCGTGGCCTCATCGCCTCCGCCTacatcaccagcagcagctgcagccagccagggGTGAT cctggtCACCAAGAAAGGGAGGGAGATATGCGtggacccccaggccccctgggTGAAGGCACACCTGGAGCActtccagaagaagaaaaactga
- the LOC125183261 gene encoding C-C motif chemokine 3-like encodes MKVSAAALAALLLLALCSPAEASTAKAQLDDVPITCCFTYQHRPIPRSLLASAYTTSSSCSQPAVILVTKRGREICANPQARWVQAHLEHFQKKKN; translated from the exons atGAAGGTCTCTGCAGCCGCCCTGGCCGCTCTGCTCCTCCTggccctctgctccccagctgaGGCCTCGACAGCTAAGGCTCAGCTTG ACGATGTCCCCATCACCTGCTGCTTCACCTACCAGCACCGCCCCATCCCGCGTAGCCTCCTCGCCTCTGCCtacaccaccagcagcagctgcagccagccagcGGTGAT cctggtCACCAAGAGGGGGAGGGAGATATGTGCAAACCCCCAGGCCCGCTGGGTGCAGGCACACCTGGAGCActtccagaaaaagaagaactga
- the LOC106041491 gene encoding C-C motif chemokine 3-like yields MKLFSLTLVALLLAAVWTESWGMSFRSSYTKCCYKKMFIEKEIPASFIRSYQETSPRCSHRAVIVELLKGRKFCVDPTEPWFQQYLQRQKLSNASV; encoded by the exons ATGAAGCTTTTCTCCCTGACCCTGGTCGCCCTGCTGCTCGCTGCTGTCTGGACTGAAAGCTGGGGCATGTCCT TCCGCAGCTCCTACACCAAATGTTGCTACAAGAAGATGTTCATCGAGAAGGAAATCCCTGCCTCGTTCATCCGGAGCTACCAGGAGACGTCCCCACGCTGCTCCCACAGAGCCGTGAT agTGGAGCTGCTGAAGGGAAGGAAGTTCTGCGTGGACCCCACGGAGCCCTGGTTCCAGCAGtacctgcagagacagaagctGAGCAATGCCTCGGTGTGA
- the LOC106041417 gene encoding C-C motif chemokine 3-like, producing the protein MAKAAGAFCILLLLVALCCQSLAQRAPAMPDKCCFNFQTRRIKRDNVVSCYATSPECPHQAVIFKVKSGKEICAQAGKAWVKRYQQSFPVSSFSIPS; encoded by the exons ATGGCCAAGGCAGCCGGGGCCTtctgcatcctcctcctcctcgtcgcACTGTGCTGCCAGAGCCTGGCCCAGA GAGCCCCGGCCATGCCCGACAAGTGCTGCTTCAACTTCCAGACGAGACGAATCAAGAGGGACAACGTCGTCTCCTGCTACGCCACCAGCCCCGAGTGCCCGCACCAGGCAGTGAT CTTCAAGGTGAAGAGCGGCAAGGAGATCTGCGCCCAGGCGGGCAAGGCCTGGGTAAAGAGGTACCAGCAGAGCTTCCCAGTCAGCTCCTTCTCCATCCCCAGCTAG